Proteins found in one Oreochromis niloticus isolate F11D_XX unplaced genomic scaffold, O_niloticus_UMD_NMBU tig00007047_pilon, whole genome shotgun sequence genomic segment:
- the LOC109200666 gene encoding acyl-coenzyme A amino acid N-acyltransferase 2-like — MFESDQKHWEFDDRGYVSFRNVSLPDNLPPESKRKVENITCPLMYIVGEDDLCTASTENADVIEEALRSAGKSHQFTRLSYPGAGHLIEPPYTPCSRASLWKTKPEKLFTLWEVTPHPTLLLKKMPGRGSWSLWKPI; from the exons ATGTTTGAGAG CGACCAGAAACATTGGGAGTTCGATGATCGAGGCTATGTGAGTTTCAGAAATGTCTCTCTGCCGGATAATCTGCCCCCTGAGAGCAAACGGAAG gtAGAGAACATCACCTGTCCTCTCATGTACATAGTGGGTGAAGATGATCTGTGTACTGCAAGCACAGAGAATGCAGATGTG ATTGAGGAGGCCCTGAGGTCTGCAGGTAAATCTCATCAGTTTACCCGTTTGTCATATCCCGGCGCCGGTCACCTGATCGAGCCACCCTACACACCGTGTTCAAGAGCGTCTCTATGGAAAACCAAACCAGAGAAAT TATTCACTCTGTGGGAGGTCACCCCGCACCCCACGCTGCTGCTCAAGAAGATGCCTGGAAGAGGATCCTGGAGTTTATGGAAACCCATCTGA
- the LOC109200671 gene encoding protein S100-B: MLLSQATKPAVSDLESSMLTIIQTFHQYSGQKSNLKKADLKELINNEMNNFIVKIKENDTLDKLFADLDQNGDLEIDFKEFIALIAMVTSACNELFVPKQQKN, translated from the exons ATGCTTTTGTCTCAGGCCACAAAGCCTGCTGTGTCAGACCTGGAGAGCAGCATGCTCACTATTATCCAAACTTTCCACCAATACTCGGGTCAGAAGTCCAATCTGAAGAAAGCAGACCTTAAAGAACTTATCAACAATGAGATGAATAATTTCATAGTG AAAATCAAGGAGAATGACACTCTGGATAAACTCTTCGCTGACCTCGACCAGAACGGAGATCTGGAGATCGACTTCAAAGAGTTCATTGCCCTCATCGCCATGGTCACCTCTGCTTGCAATGAACTGTTTGTTCCAAAGCAACAAAAGAATTAG
- the LOC102083168 gene encoding acyl-coenzyme A thioesterase 2, mitochondrial isoform X3 has product MFRAHMSVTRIWQLIEKRMMSCISVHGKLPGLQRAVGEVRRKSSFRQSPLLTATPVRALIDEQISIKGRFLSQNYPVTVCAQMHSEEGDLWEAFAHYTTNASSSINLTSDHSVGGSYVGCEPMGLFWALEPALGSREGLRLRKRNVETPYIVNISLLEGHTSPSEGQRTELAAVTTERWYMAPGVRRIEIRQNNIVGTLFLPPGPGPFPAMLDLWGMGGGLLEYRSALFASRGFASLSVAYMGHKDLPGPQHIMSVGDSYFKSAFQLLQDHCQVDADRIGVIGLSYGVVPTLRIATTIGFKPSCLICINGPVGSPLLDEDGKSKMFESDQKYWEFDDRGYVSFRNVSLPDNLPPESKQEVLLCPSRMHTEAHVYRAR; this is encoded by the exons ATGTTTAGGGCACATATGAGTGTGACAAGAATATGGCAGCTCATAGAAAAGAGGATGATGTCGTGCATCAGTGTGCATGGGAAGCTGCCCGGTCTTCAGCGTGCTGTTG gtGAAGTTCGGAGGAAGAGCAGCTTTAGACAAAGCCCTTTGCTGACAGCCACTCCTGTTCGTGCGCTCATAGATGAACAGATCAGCATTAAAGGGCGTTTCCTGTCTCAAAATTATCCTGTCACAGTGTGCGCACAAATGCACAGTGAGGAGGGAGATCTGTGGGAGGCGTTTGCTCATTATACAACAAATGCGAGCAGCAGCATCAACT TGACCAGCGATCATTCAGTTGGAGGTTCTTATGTGGGCTGTGAGCCGATGGGACTCTTCTGGGCTTTGGAGCCTGCACTCGGAAGCAGAGAAGGTTTGAG GCTTAGGAAAAGAAACGTGGAGACCCCATACATAGTGAACATCTCCTTATTGGAGGGCCACACTTCACCCAGTGAGGGGCAGAGGACTGAGCTGGCAGCTGTAACCACTGAGCGCTGGTACATGGCGCCAGGAGTGAGGAGAATAGAGATCCGTCAAAACAACATCGTAGGAACATTATTCTTACCCCCGG GCCCGGGCCCTTTTCCTGCTATGCTGGATCTGTGGGGAATGGGTGGAGGACTGTTGGAGTACCGCTCTGCACTTTTTGCCTCCAGGGGTTTTGCGAGTCTTTCTGTTGCTTACATGGGGCACAAAGACTTACCTGGACCACAACACATAATGAGTGTTGGCGATTCATATTTCAAA TCAGCCTTCCAGCTACTTCAAGATCACTGTCAGGTCGATGCAGACAGAATTGGGGTCATTGGCCTCTCCTATGGAGTCGTTCCGACTCTTCGCATCGCCACTACGATTGGTTTTAAA CCATCATGTTTGATTTGTATTAATGGGCCAGTAGGAAGCCCGCTGTTGGACGAAGATGGCAAGAGCAAAATGTTTGAGAG TGACCAGAAATATTGGGAGTTCGATGATCGAGGCTATGTGAGTTTCAGAAATGTCTCTCTGCCGGATAATCTGCCCCCCGAGAGCAAACAGGAGGTTCTTCTCTGCCCGTCACGCATGCACACAGAAGCACACGTGTATAGAGCTCG gtAG
- the LOC102083168 gene encoding acyl-coenzyme A thioesterase 4 isoform X2, whose amino-acid sequence MFRAHMSVTRIWQLIEKRMMSCISVHGKLPGLQRAVGEVRRKSSFRQSPLLTATPVRALIDEQISIKGRFLSQNYPVTVCAQMHSEEGDLWEAFAHYTTNASSSINLTSDHSVGGSYVGCEPMGLFWALEPALGSREGLRLRKRNVETPYIVNISLLEGHTSPSEGQRTELAAVTTERWYMAPGVRRIEIRQNNIVGTLFLPPGPGPFPAMLDLWGMGGGLLEYRSALFASRGFASLSVAYMGHKDLPGPQHIMSVGDSYFKSAFQLLQDHCQVDADRIGVIGLSYGVVPTLRIATTIGFKPSCLICINGPVGSPLLDEDGKSKMFESDQKYWEFDDRGYVENITCPLMYIVGEDDLCAASTENADVIEEALRSAGKSHQFTRLSYPGAGHLIEPPYTPCARASLWKAKPEKLFTLWGGHPAPHAAAQEDAWKRILEFMETHLRR is encoded by the exons ATGTTTAGGGCACATATGAGTGTGACAAGAATATGGCAGCTCATAGAAAAGAGGATGATGTCGTGCATCAGTGTGCATGGGAAGCTGCCCGGTCTTCAGCGTGCTGTTG gtGAAGTTCGGAGGAAGAGCAGCTTTAGACAAAGCCCTTTGCTGACAGCCACTCCTGTTCGTGCGCTCATAGATGAACAGATCAGCATTAAAGGGCGTTTCCTGTCTCAAAATTATCCTGTCACAGTGTGCGCACAAATGCACAGTGAGGAGGGAGATCTGTGGGAGGCGTTTGCTCATTATACAACAAATGCGAGCAGCAGCATCAACT TGACCAGCGATCATTCAGTTGGAGGTTCTTATGTGGGCTGTGAGCCGATGGGACTCTTCTGGGCTTTGGAGCCTGCACTCGGAAGCAGAGAAGGTTTGAG GCTTAGGAAAAGAAACGTGGAGACCCCATACATAGTGAACATCTCCTTATTGGAGGGCCACACTTCACCCAGTGAGGGGCAGAGGACTGAGCTGGCAGCTGTAACCACTGAGCGCTGGTACATGGCGCCAGGAGTGAGGAGAATAGAGATCCGTCAAAACAACATCGTAGGAACATTATTCTTACCCCCGG GCCCGGGCCCTTTTCCTGCTATGCTGGATCTGTGGGGAATGGGTGGAGGACTGTTGGAGTACCGCTCTGCACTTTTTGCCTCCAGGGGTTTTGCGAGTCTTTCTGTTGCTTACATGGGGCACAAAGACTTACCTGGACCACAACACATAATGAGTGTTGGCGATTCATATTTCAAA TCAGCCTTCCAGCTACTTCAAGATCACTGTCAGGTCGATGCAGACAGAATTGGGGTCATTGGCCTCTCCTATGGAGTCGTTCCGACTCTTCGCATCGCCACTACGATTGGTTTTAAA CCATCATGTTTGATTTGTATTAATGGGCCAGTAGGAAGCCCGCTGTTGGACGAAGATGGCAAGAGCAAAATGTTTGAGAG TGACCAGAAATATTGGGAGTTCGATGATCGAGGCTAT gtAGAGAACATCACCTGTCCTCTCATGTACATAGTGGGTGAAGATGATCTGTGTGCTGCAAGCACAGAGAATGCAGATGTG ATTGAGGAGGCCCTGAGGTCTGCAGGTAAATCTCATCAGTTTACCCGTTTGTCATATCCCGGCGCCGGTCACCTGATCGAGCCACCCTACACACCGTGTGCAAGAGCGTCTCTATGGAAAGCCAAACCAGAGAAAT TATTCACTCTGTGGGGAGGTCACCCCGCACCCCACGCTGCTGCTCAAGAAGATGCCTGGAAGAGGATCCTGGAGTTTATGGAAACCCATCTGAGGCGATGA
- the LOC102083168 gene encoding acyl-coenzyme A thioesterase 4 isoform X1, with translation MFRAHMSVTRIWQLIEKRMMSCISVHGKLPGLQRAVGEVRRKSSFRQSPLLTATPVRALIDEQISIKGRFLSQNYPVTVCAQMHSEEGDLWEAFAHYTTNASSSINLTSDHSVGGSYVGCEPMGLFWALEPALGSREGLRLRKRNVETPYIVNISLLEGHTSPSEGQRTELAAVTTERWYMAPGVRRIEIRQNNIVGTLFLPPGPGPFPAMLDLWGMGGGLLEYRSALFASRGFASLSVAYMGHKDLPGPQHIMSVGDSYFKSAFQLLQDHCQVDADRIGVIGLSYGVVPTLRIATTIGFKPSCLICINGPVGSPLLDEDGKSKMFESDQKYWEFDDRGYVSFRNVSLPDNLPPESKQEVENITCPLMYIVGEDDLCAASTENADVIEEALRSAGKSHQFTRLSYPGAGHLIEPPYTPCARASLWKAKPEKLFTLWGGHPAPHAAAQEDAWKRILEFMETHLRR, from the exons ATGTTTAGGGCACATATGAGTGTGACAAGAATATGGCAGCTCATAGAAAAGAGGATGATGTCGTGCATCAGTGTGCATGGGAAGCTGCCCGGTCTTCAGCGTGCTGTTG gtGAAGTTCGGAGGAAGAGCAGCTTTAGACAAAGCCCTTTGCTGACAGCCACTCCTGTTCGTGCGCTCATAGATGAACAGATCAGCATTAAAGGGCGTTTCCTGTCTCAAAATTATCCTGTCACAGTGTGCGCACAAATGCACAGTGAGGAGGGAGATCTGTGGGAGGCGTTTGCTCATTATACAACAAATGCGAGCAGCAGCATCAACT TGACCAGCGATCATTCAGTTGGAGGTTCTTATGTGGGCTGTGAGCCGATGGGACTCTTCTGGGCTTTGGAGCCTGCACTCGGAAGCAGAGAAGGTTTGAG GCTTAGGAAAAGAAACGTGGAGACCCCATACATAGTGAACATCTCCTTATTGGAGGGCCACACTTCACCCAGTGAGGGGCAGAGGACTGAGCTGGCAGCTGTAACCACTGAGCGCTGGTACATGGCGCCAGGAGTGAGGAGAATAGAGATCCGTCAAAACAACATCGTAGGAACATTATTCTTACCCCCGG GCCCGGGCCCTTTTCCTGCTATGCTGGATCTGTGGGGAATGGGTGGAGGACTGTTGGAGTACCGCTCTGCACTTTTTGCCTCCAGGGGTTTTGCGAGTCTTTCTGTTGCTTACATGGGGCACAAAGACTTACCTGGACCACAACACATAATGAGTGTTGGCGATTCATATTTCAAA TCAGCCTTCCAGCTACTTCAAGATCACTGTCAGGTCGATGCAGACAGAATTGGGGTCATTGGCCTCTCCTATGGAGTCGTTCCGACTCTTCGCATCGCCACTACGATTGGTTTTAAA CCATCATGTTTGATTTGTATTAATGGGCCAGTAGGAAGCCCGCTGTTGGACGAAGATGGCAAGAGCAAAATGTTTGAGAG TGACCAGAAATATTGGGAGTTCGATGATCGAGGCTATGTGAGTTTCAGAAATGTCTCTCTGCCGGATAATCTGCCCCCCGAGAGCAAACAGGAG gtAGAGAACATCACCTGTCCTCTCATGTACATAGTGGGTGAAGATGATCTGTGTGCTGCAAGCACAGAGAATGCAGATGTG ATTGAGGAGGCCCTGAGGTCTGCAGGTAAATCTCATCAGTTTACCCGTTTGTCATATCCCGGCGCCGGTCACCTGATCGAGCCACCCTACACACCGTGTGCAAGAGCGTCTCTATGGAAAGCCAAACCAGAGAAAT TATTCACTCTGTGGGGAGGTCACCCCGCACCCCACGCTGCTGCTCAAGAAGATGCCTGGAAGAGGATCCTGGAGTTTATGGAAACCCATCTGAGGCGATGA